ACCTTTCACTCCTCAGCTAGGCAGGGAATTGACTCAACTTTCAAGGATTCCAAGgaattgtctttcttcttttctacccTTCAAGTCCTCCAACTGAATGTGAATTATAGATCTACCAAGGATTGGGGACAAATACCATGGATCAAGGATCTAAGATCAGAGAAGTACTTTGTAGATGACATATGATTGGATCATTTCATTTCACCATATATAATGACTGTTATCTGAGCCAGATCagaaaacatttgttttattAGATTATTTATCACAAACAACAGCATTTTTTGTTGTGGAAAATGGACAATCTCAAGGGAATCTGTTACATCAATTCTCCTATATGTCAAGTTACATTTATATATGACTTTTAAGATTTACAGAACACTATCtgcacagcaaccctgtgaagcaggtagtCCAAGAATCATAAGGCTTAGagaaattcaatgacttgctcatgTTCTCCCAcgtagtaaatagcagaggtgGTATTCAAACCCAAggctcctgacttcaggttcatggcttttcccactataccataaGGTTTCCCTAAGTTGTTATGACCAGGCTTGCCCTCCCTGGCTTCTCTCAAGTTCTAGCTCAAATATTGCCTTCTccaaaagcctttcccaatcccccttcatTCTAATGCTCTTCCTTTATTAATTTTTgtcaattattatcttatttgtatatagctgttttcttgttgtctccctgattagactgtaacctctttgagagcagggcctattttttgctttcattgtaccctcagcacttagttcagtacctgacatataatagacacttaataaatgcttcttctctgACTAAGAGGTTCACATAGAAAAGCTGTTCAGTGAGTGGtccaactcctctgtttggcatttaaaacccctCCCAGTCTGtcttcagcctacctttccagacttcttccaGAACACTCTGTAATCCATTCAGACTAGCTTGCTTGCTGTCGCCCACataagatattccatctcccctctctgtgtctttgcacagggTGACCCCCTTTCTGAGGAAGGTGCTACATTTTCACATCATTATTTTTGCTCTCTTCCTCCAAAGTTCAGTGCAAACTCTACCCTCTATGTAAGCATATTATGATCCCCTTTGCTGCTAGTTCCTCCCATTCTTCAACTACCTTGAATCTATCTATTATTTGcttaatgtatattttatatatacttatatgtatgtgtattttatatatatatgtatatgcttatagaatcacagaatttatgAGTTGGAAAGTACTTCAATAGCCATCTAATCTCATCTATAcactaaagaaaaaatatgttacTTCTTcctatagaatataagccccttaagggcagggactgttttatttttgtttttatttttccagtgtctagcatagaacctggcacatagcaggcactcaatGAATGTTTCTTGATTAATCTATTAATTGATTATAAAATTCTATAAAGCTGCCCAGCTGCTTGGAGTGGAGAACCCAGGTTGAGCTCTCCTTTGCGAATATTTGAGGTTGTGCTTTGACAAAGATAGTTAGCAATAATGAATCAGGGCTCCTGATTCCTTTCATAAACAGCATCCTTAAGGGCATCATTTGCGTGGCTAAGCCTGTCAATCATCTCCAGTCACTAGCTAACCAAGTGGCAGGactggaagaaaagagaaacagatcatttAGCCCCTCGTCTATTATACCCACCACCATTAGTGCTGTATCCCATTATGTGCCTTGTAAAGAATCATTCACCATTTAGAACCAAGGACTCTGATCTCGGCAAATGaactccccctgccccaggctTCAACTCAGCAGGTTCACAAATGGGAGTTACTTTCTGGACATTTCTCCACCCTGCCCAAGTACCTTCTGGAAGCCCAGCCTGAGCTCCTGAGTTCTGAAAGCATATACCATAGGGTTGAGGGCTGGGGGGATGACATTATGCAGTACATTGAGGAGCACAGGGATTAGGGGAAACTTTCGCCCTGCCAAGTGTGTGACAGACACCACAATGATAGCTGTGTAGAAGAAGAGGATAAGGATGAGGTGTGAGCTACATGTACTGAGGGCCTTTGAAATGGCTTCAGTGGAATTCAGCTTCAGGATTGAGCGTAGGATCAGGACATAGGAGGAAAAGACCAGGGCCATATCACTTCCAATCATAAGCCAAGCCAGGGCCAGCTGGTAAAATCTGTTAACTGTGATGTCATCACAGGCCAGGCTGATGACCCCTAAGTTAGAGCACAAGCAATGTTCAATCTCGTTTCTAGAGCAATAATGTCTCATGGCAGCTAGCACAGGCACTGGCAAGACCAACAGGCTATTTCTGATCATCATAGACAATGCAGCTTTGAAGATGAAGGTATCTGTGACAAGAGAAGGATAGTAAAGAGGATGGCAAATGGCCATATACCTGTCAAAAGCCATGCAGAGGAAAATGCCTGACTCCATGCCCACAAACCAGTGAATAGCATATATTTGCGTAAAACACTCAGGGAGGCTGATGGTCTTGGCATTGAACCAGAAGATGGCCAGAATCTTGGGCATGATGGTGGTGGCCAGGCCTACATCCACTATAGAAAGAATGCCCAGGAACTTGTACATGGGTTTGTGCAAAGTCAGATCCTGCCATATAGTCATCAGGATGAGGAGATTGGCACTGAGGGCTAAGAGGTAGAGCAGTACCAGGGGGAGAGAGAGCCAATGCTGCCATCTGTGGATGCCTGGGAACCCCATTAGGATGAACTCAGAGATCTTGAGGTGGGAGCTGTTCAGGGTACTTGGGACAGGAATCATAGTTCAAGATATCTTCTTAATATCTATCTGAGagtgaaggggataaaaaatcTATGGCTGGAACATCAGATATGGTGCCAGGACTGGAGGTGAAGGGCATATTGCTTTTTCCAAGGATTCAGGTGTTCAAGTCTGCACATGACATTCACTTCTCTGGACACTGGAGGGACTCTAAATAAGTGAAGAAGAAATGAGCCAAAAAGTGTTTGTAGGAAAGTTGAGAGCACAAACAAAGAGAAGGCTGAAGGGTTATTTGTTATTGTCTCCCACACCATGAAGGACATTTTTCTCAGCTGTGTTGacagattttctctcctttaaaacTCTATTCAGTTGTCACCTACTCcgggaagccttccctgaacaATATCTACTGCCTAACCACATGCTGGGGATGGCAATCCCTccttcttcaaatttttttttagcactgtGGGTACCTGTTTGCCATCATCATTTGTATCAAGAAGCTATTCAGATCCTTGTCTTTTCTCCTACTGGATTGCAAAGTCTTTGATAAAAGGGTCTGTGTCTTATTTCATTTCTGTATAACCAGTACCAAATATAATGCCTTTCACATAACTGGGTCTTCATAGATATGTGGACTTTAATTGAATCTGGAGAGATGATAGCTAGATATAAGGAAGAACCTAATTAATTTGGGAAGAATAAAAATCTGGAGTAGGttcctggaggaaaaaaagggtgGTAGTCTCTCCTCCTGGAAGGTTTAGATCTTCATTCACTAGAAGATAAGAGGGCTGCTGCCAGTGATTTTTCTAGCTATTTCAtggcttctttttattttcatgggTTCTTAGGTGTGTATATAGATTTGTGAttctagaacagaggttcttaatcttttttttttgtttcatagacCCCCACTGACagcctggtaaagcctatggatatCTTCttagaatatatttaaaaaaatcataatagaagaaaatgctaaatttcacttagaagttagtgaaaacaCAGATGTATTTTTTCAGGTCCAAGTTCCCAGACCTCCAATATATCTTGGGGGTCTGTGGTCCCTTAGGTTAAGAAATCCACATTCTAGAAACTTTGAGTTACTACCAGCAATATCTCTCTAAGAATCTTGCTACCCTTCTCAATATGGCAAAAGAGATGAATACCATTGCTTTTCCAATGACCCCTTTCCCCCAAGGGTAAAGAGGTTTGGAGCTAACAGAACAAAGATGAAGTTTAAGGGAGGGTGAGAAAGCTGAAGAAGTTAAGGACTGAGAAGgaaagacatagagacagacacagagcatagaaaatatttttcaagtcTTCAGCCTTTTAGGACCTACTGTGAGAAGGTGCAGGATTGTCCTCATGCCAAGGAATAATCATCAATATCCAGACTTTACCCTTATGACTGTCTGCTGGGTTTGGACTTTTTAAGAATAGGGGAGGGAATCTTGCCTTAACTCCTGGGGATTGAGCTCTTGGTATCAATTAGAGTCCAATTCAGTAGAGATGCTCTGACTCAAAATTGATCCTCCCTGATTCTTTGATGCATCTTTCCCAAGTGCCTCAAGTTTCCATTCCTGACTTCATTCAACAGCTCAGAGATGCTGTCACTGTTTCTGGTTGCTTCTTTTGTAGTACATCTTGGGGTCTCCAGGGAAACACATGCTCTCAGCACCATGGTCagcataaatgttttttgaacacCTGTGGAGGAAGGAAATGTGGGGTACCATTCGAGTTGCAGGGGAGGGTAGTGGGTACAAAGTTTTGATATCTTTTTCCTCAAGGAACTGTCAGTCTAGAACAGGAATAAGGACAGCAAGAAAGAACCTCAGACATGTTAAGTGCATTAGAGATTGACAGAACAATGCACTATGTAGAGTCTGTTATTGCCAAATGGGGAGGTCAGAGAAAGCTTTCTAGAGGAAGGGgaatatgatttgttttttaaaggatggatttattgttgttgagtaattttcagtcatgtctgactcttcatgaccccatttagggttttcttggcaatgatactggagtggtttgccatttccttccatggctcgttttacagttgaggaattgaagcagacaggttggagtgacttgcctggggtcacacagatagttagtgtctgagacaagatttgaactcatgaagatgagtcttcctgatcccaggctcagtgctttatccactgcaccacctagatgctccTAAAGGATGGATAGGAATTCCGTAAATGAAGAAGAGATTCCAGGCAAAGGGAACAGTGTAATCCAAAGCAAGGTCCAATAAATTAATATACTTTCACTAATGTATGttagccagattgtgaaagacttCAATTGCTAGAGAAgctcatatttgatcctagaggcgaCAGGGAGAACAGGGGAATGGCATGGTCGATGCTGTGCTTTAGTCATCCTGTTTTGGCAGCTGCCATAGTGAATGAATTGCCAAATGAAGAGGTTATTGTAGTAGTCCAGGAGggtggtgatgagggcctgagctagaGGGGTTGTAGCATGAGTGGAGAGAGAAGGCAATAGATCTGCAGATGTGTGGGTAGaattggcaagatttggcaacttcttgtgtgtgtgtgtgtgtgtgtgtgtgtgtgtgtgtgtgtgtgtgtgtatgtgtttgtgtgtgtatgaaggagattagagtccaggatgactctgaGGCTTCACAACTAGGTGACTAAAAGGATGATGATACCTGTGACAGAAATGAACAAATTTAGAAGAGGAGTATGTTTTTGGGGAAGAATAGTTAAGTTCTCTTTTGTACACATTAAGTTTGAGATTTCTAAGAGATATCCAGCtggaaatgtccaacaggcagttgtGACCTGACAAAGATTATGGTAATGTATGTTCCTCAAACTGAACACATACTTTAATTAGTGTAGTCATAAACTATAACAGTTATTTGTTGGCTACTCATACCTTTAACTTATATCATTTGCATTCAAATAAAGTCCACAACTCCTGGTTAGCCATGTCTTTGCCATTCTGTACTTCTTGATTTTTTGAGCTCAAGATTAGGACTTTTAATCTTTATTAAATTAAATCTTTTCATATTTGGCTCATAAATCTAAACAATAAAGACATTTGTGGACCTTGACTCACATCCAATATAAGCTATTCTTTCTAGTTTAGTGTCACCTATGCATTTGATGAGATAGTATTTACacctttttttccaattcaattgATAATCTGAAACAGTGCCTAGGACAGAGGTCTGTGGCACACCACTACAGCCCTCTTTCTTGATTGACAATGTCCCATTAATGCCAAAGCATTGGGCGTGGTTATTCAGTAGTTATGTTTCAAATTCTCCCGCCTTCATGATTAGCTAGCCTACATTTCTCAATCTTGTCCAAAAAGATACCATGAAAGACTTTGCCGTATGTCTTAGTGAAATCAAAGTCTATTTTGTCTCTAGCATTCTCGGAATCTCCCATCA
This Trichosurus vulpecula isolate mTriVul1 chromosome 2, mTriVul1.pri, whole genome shotgun sequence DNA region includes the following protein-coding sequences:
- the LOC118838375 gene encoding olfactory receptor 688 codes for the protein MIPVPSTLNSSHLKISEFILMGFPGIHRWQHWLSLPLVLLYLLALSANLLILMTIWQDLTLHKPMYKFLGILSIVDVGLATTIMPKILAIFWFNAKTISLPECFTQIYAIHWFVGMESGIFLCMAFDRYMAICHPLYYPSLVTDTFIFKAALSMMIRNSLLVLPVPVLAAMRHYCSRNEIEHCLCSNLGVISLACDDITVNRFYQLALAWLMIGSDMALVFSSYVLILRSILKLNSTEAISKALSTCSSHLILILFFYTAIIVVSVTHLAGRKFPLIPVLLNVLHNVIPPALNPMVYAFRTQELRLGFQKVLGQGGEMSRK